The following DNA comes from Poecilia reticulata strain Guanapo linkage group LG16, Guppy_female_1.0+MT, whole genome shotgun sequence.
tcaacaataaaacGCTTGtcttctccagcagccattgtacagagcatACAGCGGTAAAAGCAGCTGTCCAAACATGCTAAAGCTCTGCTTGAATTGCTAGGTAACCAATCGGGCTTCACTGGAGTTgctttttgaaatggctcattttccagatatCAAAACACATCAACGTATTGCCAAAtaacagctgggtgtttttttaagctcttgGGTTGTTTTAAGAAGAAGTGGAGACTCAAATGGAAgttcaaaaatgtgcaaaatgtgaattttgattAATAGTTCCCCTTTAAATGTggctgaagcagaaaaatgtgatgCGTCGTTTAAAAAACTGTAGTGCACTGTGGTGCAGTGGGCACCTGAAGCTGGTAGGCCATCTCTGACTCGGCCTTCCTGGAGTTGACCTCGATGTCGTAGGCTGCTTTCTTCAGCTCGAAGTCTCTCTGAGCTTTCGCCATTTCGATCTCGTTCTTGTACTGCGCAGAAACCTTTTCCTGCATTGCATGAGCCTCCTGCGTACAGCCAGCGAGACAGGAACAGATCATAAGGAAATTATCCCAAATATATNNNNNNNNNNNNNNNNNNNNNNNNNNNNNNNNNNNNNNNNNNNNNNNNNNNNNNNNNNNNNNNNNNNTTTTCAccatttatttctacatttgtaattttttaccCTGATAACAGCGTCGCGTTTATACTGAGCCTCTCCGATTCTCGCGTCTCTCTGGACCTGGGCTGTTCGGGCTTTTCCCAGAGAGTGAAGGTAATCCTGCAGAGTAGACGGAAAAGAAAAgattagaaaacacaaatagTCATACAGACCGAACAAGttccaataaaaatgtaaaagaagcatttttttatttatactttgaAATTTAGTTCTTTCATAGGTGGAACTAGGAAAGTTTAAATAACAATcagtgacttcctgttttcactGGCTAAGAACTGACACAAGATAATATTTTATGGTCACTCtccaaaatgggaaagacaagaaaacatacCACTAAAGTTAATCTGATGTTCTATTGACCTCCACAAGTCAAGAAATAGCTACAAAAATAGATATTGGTCTAAAACTGCCAACATCTGTAGTCAAATAATTATGTCAAATAACATAAacctttaaaagtttaaaactcgCATAATAAAATGCAAGATTTTAAGATCCAGCAGAGACTCTGTAGCAGTGGTGTCCAACTCGTTTTTATTTCAGGTCACATCAGCATCATGAATGTTCTCGATAAAATTacccattaaactgttaaaatatgaataaacagGCATCTGCAGTCCCTcttaaagttaaactttttcagATTGAATTCAGATagaaactgctttgatttgattgataaaatatttcGGCACACAACTGTATCTCTTTATCTAGAGCTTAGATGGCCACATAAGACGTTCTGGTGAGCCAGATTTGGCtcccgggcctcgagtttgacacatgaaACAAAGTGTGAAATCGTGGAAAAGCACACCATGCCCACTGTAAGATACAGCAGACTATTTTTCTTCTGAAGGAATCCTGTTAAAACGGCACcataaaggcagcagcagctgatttaaaataaaaatttggtgGATAAagtaagtcaataaaaaaatcaatcaacgGGAGTTTCTGGAGGATAAGAACCAAACATCAACACATAAAGAGTCACAAGATTCAAAATCACCAATGTCATCCAACCTTGTGCTGATTGTGCAACAAAAGGGGAATTTATGGCTGTGTGAATTAAAATGGCTTCTGCAATTGGGCAGAGAAGGATTTCAACTCCCTAAAAGCTCCCAGCATTAAATGAGTTTGTGGTGCATTAGTCAAACCAATGAAGAAATGGTTCGACTACCGCTGAAGCACTTAGGCCTAAACGAGGCCAGGAGTTCACTCAAGTTCTTCAGCAGCAAAAGCCATCTGAGGCGGAGAGCTTTCACTAGACGCCAGCAGATGTCAGatgtttgacttttatttagaGAACACAAACCTGATCATCGTGGACGTCTTTCAGGGTGTAGCTGACCACACCGATGCCCATGTTGACCAGGTCGGAGGAGGCCACCTTGAACACCTGCTCAGAGAACTTCTTACGATCCTGGTAGATCTCCTGcacagaaagcaaaacattaCCACAGATTGTACAACACATACATAGCTCTGACCCGTGTGATGTTAAATTTGAAGTGAAAACATGTGAAGGTGTTTTGACGGACCGACCTCGACCGTCAGATGAGCAATGATGGCTCTCTGGTGGCCCTCCAGTGTCTCCAGAGCGATCTGAGCGACCTCGGCCTCAGACTTCCCCATGAACATCTGGCAGGCTGTGGCCAGCATCTCCTTGTTCTGACCCTGAATCTTCACCTgggaacaaaaactaaaagatttagctaaaactgaaactaaaagtttaaaagagGGAGAATATTTAGTAAGATTTGACTCGGTAAAACAAAAAGTCGGAGAGGTTCCTTGTCTTTCCACTTTGCCttgcaaattaaattttatcCCTTGAAACTTTTCCATAAactacattgtatttttttataactacagagtgtttttgttgaaattgtaCCCTTACTGTgtagtatttttattctttgttctatttttattttatattctatcTCTGTGTGAGTCTATTTGCTGCTGTGCCTTTTGTGTCGCTGCAGTTGCAAAGAAATTTCCCCATTGTGagacaataaaggatatttctgcTCTATTGTATGGCACAGATCAACACAGATAtgaacataataataaaatggaaGAGAAAGTCATTTATGGTCtcataaatatctgaaaagtgtggcatgcttttgtattaaaattattttggtaattctagctaatctaaaacaagaaaaattacATCTGATTAAACATCTGAcgatgagaagaaaaaaatctacgtCCTTTTATGAAGTGGTGCATTCAAATACCTGGAATTTTCAAGGACTTTTTACAGACAACAAGaatttatttctgcataaaTTCAGCGTGTTGAAGGATTTAAAGCATCGATACGAATCCTAAAATCAGAGTGACAGCAGCTCGTCTGCTGGATCAGCCTCTTCTGAACAGTTTTAATAGATATTATCTGGCAGCCGCAGATTGGAAACAACCCACAGGAGCTGGATTTGTTCCAAGGCTGTCGTCCAACAATCCCAACGACGTCCTCGTCAAACTGACTCCAATCcttacattttctgttgttccTACTTCTAATACATTCATTTTAAGAGTAAAATGTTCGCTGGCTGCTTAATAAATCCAACAAACTGACAGGTGACATGATAAAGAGATGATCTGTGTCATTTCACCTGTCGGTGCCttaaactgtgattttattaaGTGGTGTCAGAGTCAAGGGAGCAAAtactttagattttaaacaCACTGCAGTTTATggtttatcaaataaaaacccaGTTAAATACAATGAAGTTTGACGTCGTGctaaaaagtaaacataaaagtaaatatGTTCACAGAAGCTGATTTAACGAAAAAGTCTGTTAAACTTTCTGATTATAAAGCATTTCTCCCACACAACGGTCGGCGCTCACCTGTGCGATGCCGGTGACCGAGATGGGGACGCCATGACGGGTGTAGACTTTATCACTCTTCACGTTCAGAGTTAGAGTGTTGAGTGTGATTCTGCAGACGTAAAACCCAAAGCAAGCGTGACGAAGAAGAGATGACTATATTCTGATCATTTTCGTGCTCTCATTTATCTCCATTTAATTTGCCAGAGACTCTGAACCACAGAGGCAGAAGGCGGCTCACCTCTGGATCTTCTGGATACACGGGATGACAAACACTCTTCCTCCAGCAATCATCAGAGGTGGAGTACGGCCGCAGCCTGGTggggaaaacagagaaatctgATTAGTGACAAACAACCAGCTGCTTTACTATCCAGGGGAAGCAGAAAACGGATCAGTTGTAGCTTCATTTCACAATACAGGCGAGTCAGTCGCAGTGTattaaagaaaactggaaaatccCCAAGCTGAAAATCCAATGTGAGCAAATAATTGGATCACAAACCTTCAGTAAAAGCAGAACACATTTATAAACACGGCCATTAAGTATCATCTGTTTCTACCAGCTACTGGAAGGATTTTCTAAACATCCTGTGTTATTGCAGGAAATAAGCAGGAATCCATTACCAGACACCACCATGGCTTCATTGGGTCCACATGTGTAAAACATCTCGATTCCTGAAggaataaaatgtacatttatgattaaaaaatgaatcCTTCAGCAGTCTGTGAGCAGTACAAACAGGATTTTGTactaatataataaaaataaacatttggatAAAAGTATTTGTGGCAGAGATgcaaatgaaaagtaaaatcctTTACATTTATTACCCCATAAAAGTAGACAGATGATCTATGCATAATAAGGTTTGTTGGATGATaaattgcgataaatgataatattgttgagacaatttttaagtaatatcgtgataatggcaaaataatgaaagtttgtcctctcaaagaccaataaaagCTCATTTTGAACTGGAAGatactttaaatatccaaaaaaagacaactaaaggcaataaataaaactgaaatgagtATCATCCACAACCTAAACCATAAATTAAATGGATTATTAAATCTCTAGACAAAATTggcctttaaaaaatattaatcatgaGAACGGAAATTATCAAGCTGTTTTATATTTGTCATGTGATTAACTTATTATTGTTACAAGCTTCTTTATGACGTGTAATAGATAACAGATTATGTACAATAATATATTAATGTTGATATATAAACTCAATTTAGAATGACTGATTGCCATAAAAAGATTCAGGTTGCTTGttagaaacattttcatgaCTAATCTCTTAACGGCACCGCTCTCTGAAAAGtgacttaaattaaattagcagCTAAATTGTTTCACTAATGATTCTAATCCAGGAATCTAAAAATAACCAGAAATTGCAAAAGATTTACAGGAAAAAGCCCACTCATGGAAAATTATCCACAGGGAAACACAGTGGGGTATCAGTTACTTTGTGACTGGCAGATTATCACACATAAAACCATTTAATGTGCAGAGTTTAGTGTAtagtggaggatctgtgatgctgtgggcctgcttCTCTTTCACACAACATGGGAATCTTAGTAGCGCTCTTTAAAATACCAGggcatttttaatattaaatgaaaacctCAGTTAGAAACCTATAAACTGGTCAACATTGGGCGTTTCAGCAGGGTATTGAttggaaaatgtgaacaaatgattaaaactgaCAAATAGCTAAGACACATTTATCTTCCTGTATATAGGATGTAAAAGATAGCACGAGTCCCAAACTTTTTTgggaaaatgtacttttaagaCTAGCTTTGCAATATTGTGgttcagtggtgtccaaagtgtggcccaggGGTCATTTGTGGGTCTTGAACTAATTTTGTGCAGAAGcttgatgcagatggagactttttatttgtgataaaGGTAAAAATGATAACCCAAAAAATTTTTAGCAAGCCACCCAAAATACTCACTTTTTATAACTAAGCTTTCATAATAAATATGCTACTAAAAAGGTGACACTGCTGCATCCAAATCAACATTAATCGAATGTATTAAACTTGGGTAAATATAGCACGCATTTTGACAGAAAGCGACACAactacatgtatttattttaatacatcaaacatgcaaaattctGTTTCAATTTTTAGATCTATaactacaaaaaataactacttcatttgcttgattttaatttttttttattctttttattttattggccTTCGAGCACTTTTAACTCAACGATTTTGGCccatatgacaaaaaatatttttttgacatcCCTGCTGTAGTTTTTACTGTAACTTGATTAAagttattatgaagtattgcttCTCTTGCCAGAgtcaaatattcaaattttaacCAAAGATGCGTGAAACACAGATACATGTGAGACCTCCTGTTTGTTCACAAGCTTTGTTATTCTAATACTGGAAGTATTTCACAAGGCGGTAGCATATATTTAAATACTCACTACTGTAAGTATTCAAAGGATTTgtttttactcgagtaaaattCTTTGactacttgagtaaaaataagtaCTGTTGCTCATACACGAGCACACTTCTCGGGAACTACAGCTTACACATGTCAACGCCAGTCAGATGacctgtctgtgtgttttcagtctCACGGCTCCTCCCTCTTCCCGACAAACACACTGAAATCTTCCTTACATCTCCCCAAACAAAACTGTGTCGAGTCCAAACAAAAAAGCTATCCCcgtgttaaaaaaacaaaaaaaaaaaaaaacaaaaacgttaaGAAACGCTAAGAAAGCTAACATCCACAGCTAACATGAGCTCGCCTTTAGCACACAAGGGAAAGGACGTAATTTCCTTACTACACACTGACAGTAAAGGAAAACGGTAAAGGATTAACACAGCTACTCTTCAGCGAAATAAACACCGGAATCGACTGCTTCTGTTTAAACCGTTCCTATTTGGTTTATAAAAGACAACAAACCTTTTCAGGATGCAATTAAATTAGTTTCGTGCTGCTGCGGACAGATTGTACCGTAGCTCGGTGATCGTCAAGTTGGAATCAGAGAAGAATGTCgttgtgaaaaaggaagtatCCGTTCACCACGCCCCGTTTGACTGGCGCCATCTTGTGGCGAAGCTGGTCTGGATCTGTGCAAAAGCaaggtttttaaaaggttttttcagCTTTGGTTAAGTGAATATTGTGGGTCATTGAATAATTTTAAGTTATCATAAAGTGTATTTTCGTACCactgtatttatttcacattctgtgttctgttcctcatttttttctatgtttttgcacCAAAGATGTTTTCTCAATTTAGAAATAAAGCGTGACCAAACAAAGAATTTCACTCCACTTCCAATTGCTCACATAATACAGACATTACGCATAATTAGATAAACATTAGAGGGAGTAAAGTTAagaataaagtgaaaatataCAGCCATGTGTTCATTTTGTGGTAGTGCAATATCTGTATTTTGTTTCCTCTGAGCAAAAAGTATAGGTTAATGTATTACATATACTAGAACATAGACAAAAGCACAGAAAGTATTACAGACCATGTACCTGGGGTGTATTAGAAAATACactaatataataaaatacaacctTTTTAAGTTTACAAAAGTTTGTATTAATTATACTTTCATAAGGTAATTTTAAGTTTACAAACGTATAGATTAAGATATGCAACACATAGTCTAATGTAGGCATATAAGTGtggttcatgtttttgtttattgtagCATATTTAATGTATAACTGTAAATCTTGATATGTCTTTACTCTTGGACTTTTCTATATACTTTACAGTACAAGCCAAGTGTGTTTCACTATGCTGTTCTTAagtatgtaaaatataatttactatAAGTATACGTCAAGTATACGGCCAAACTACGTCTTATTAAGGGTCACAGAGTTAGCAGGCTACTCTGGAGTTCATTGTGTTCATCAGTTGTTCAGCCTGGGGGAAGAAAACTGTCTCTGTGACGTCTGGGTTTTGTAAATAGCTCTTTGCACCGACCTCAAGATAAAAGTCTAAAGaatttgtgtccaggatgtgtggggttgGGATAGATGTTAGCTGGCCTTTTCCTGACCTGACCAGTACAAGTCCTGGATGGAACGACGGTCGGCCCTAATGATACGCCCTGCAGACTTAATAGTTTGGTACAGTTTGGACCTGTCCTGTCCTGTGGGAATAAGTTAAACCACAAAATGATGTCtctattttataaatttaaaaaatagtaatcttattgggatttttttgataattatttttgcattttaaataagcaaacaaagcagtgtgatttaaaaaaaaaataaaaacactcttGCACATCACCTTATTAAtggaaatgcatatttttttctaatctcGGGAAGTCGaacactttctgttttattggcTGAGAACAAAACTATCTAAGAATAGGATTTAGGTCACTCTTTGTTCTTCATTACAggtatatttagcaacattgaCTGAATGTCACTGTTTTGGAGTATAAGTTGCTGGATGTTGGTGGTTCTGTTCACAGTTACACTAAAATTAAAGGAACAAACATAGCTAATTAAATACTTTGTAGTGTACCAAACATATTccattttaatctgatttaattttgtatgtacaatttttccaaaacatttttaataagagtACATCTGCATCCGCTGCATATTCTGCTGGGCCACATTTGGACCATTCTTGAGTTGCTCAAAGGGGCCTAACAAATGTatttcaagggccacaaatgacTCCTGGGCCACACTTGGGACACCCTGCTGCCACACCAtaactggccactttattaggcacACCCTAGTGGAAACATGATGGAGCCCCATTTGACTTTAGGACTGACTTCATCGTTGATGTCATGTATTTAACAAGGtgactcaaacattttttatgaaattttgcTCTCTATATCAGATCAGCTGTGGATTTGTCACAAGCTTCTCCCACAGACCAAATGTGCTCTAGTGAATTGTGGTCTAATGACTGTGGAGGCCTTTGGAGAACAGAGAAGTCGCTGTCaggtttaaaaaacagtttcagatTACCTTACAGGCTGGGTCAAAATCTCAGACTTTGTGTTTCCTTCTTGGAGGTGgttgaattttatttgtgcCGCCACATTTTTTCCCAGCAGAACATCACTGAGGAACATGATGAGCAGGTTTTCATTTATATGACCCGTAAGCTGTAGAAACAATGTTGATCTCTGTCTGAACTATCAGCCTCTAAGTGACATAATCTCAGTTCTCTAAAGCAGTTTTATGTGGTTTGAAACATGTTGACATTTACTGACTTTGCTCTCTGATGGCCTGAGGCATAAGCTGCTTGCTGACAAAGCAGTCTACTGCTTTCCCAAAGCTTCACCCATTCCCTTATATGATGATTTTCTCttcaaatttaaacataataaaGTAAGAATGCACAAAACATtatgatttttacatttggataatattgttgtaaataaacaaagcacCTCCAGCATTAAAGAATCCCTTAAGTTATTGTCATGAATCTCatatttattttgggtttttaatgaCCTGTTTGTTACTAAGGTGTAACAATGACCCATTAAAGAACTTTAATGAGAAATATTGGTGTTTTCCGAATTGTTAAACATCAAGACCAATTTCTTTTCAGCAGGTTGGACTAAATGAATGAAACTTTGACACAATTAACTGTTCTGACGTGACTCACTCATGCTGAGAATATGTAGATTATGCTTACAGCTATGGACtgtggcagaaaaataaatatcagtttaagTGAGCTGTGCCGCTTCTACAAAGAAGAGCAGCCACAATTATACGAGAAGCTTGCTAATTGCAATCAATTAAACAAAAGAAGGTAAGGTACATCTGCAAATTAtgatatttattcaaatatttgatggggtgtatgtatatatttttggcTGGACAAGCAcataagaaatgaaaaatttgctTGGCTTTAGACccaagagctttttttttttttgtcaagtcaTGCTATCCGCACCTTCCAAGGCGTTGCCACCCTAGACAGTGATCCACATTGCTCTTATAAAAACTACCGCTGACGATGAATGTGTCTAGCTGAATAGTGTATATTATTGCCCGTCtttaaatccatttatttttctcccattGGCGTCCTGCATGTAGCTGCATTGTTCACAGCTCTACAGCTGCCTGatggtttctttttaaaatgatctcatCCATTTACATCCAGGTTTTTTAAATAGAGGGTTGACTATTTTCTGGCATTCTCCCTGCATACAGAAGCAAACTGGATGAGGCAAGGGAAGAAAATGCACATAATGTGTGCTCCATCTGGAGACACTGAGGGCATTAAAAAACGACTTCCAAAATCAGTAAAATTGATCTGGTAGTgagatttttcccccccctgaAGACATACTGAAGAGAACTTGAGTGAAATTGTCCCCATTTCCCCCCAGTTGGACACGGAAATGCCCGCCATCTGTTTCCTATAACGAAGGCGATACGAGATGATTTGTCATGGCTGACCCAGAAAACagctgtaataaatatttctggacACCAGCTGGCAAAATTTTGGTCAATCTCCTTTTCTCATTTCCACTCCCTGATCTGCAACAACGTCGCTCCTCCCTGCCCAGAtccccctctcctcccccaGTCTGTCCTTCGCAGCCAATCGGCGCTGTGGAGCCGCTGCATGTGGGTGTATCCGCGACCCCCACCTCCGCTGGAAACGCTCCAGCCTTATAAATCCATTGTCCAGCGCGAGCTCTTGAGGCACCAGTCGGCTCCTCGTGCTGTAACCGCAACCTCTCCTCGCTCTTTATCTTAGAAAACTTTCACTTCCACAATGAGGGAAATTGTGCACATCCAGGCCGGCCAGTGCGGCAACCAGATAGGCGCCAAGGTAAGAGAACACAGCATTTCTCCTACTAAAACCAACCCTCctcttatttaatatattcAGTTTTAGCTCAtgcaaataccttttttttttgtgaattgtgaatataaccatttattttcagtgcaTATATTATCACTCATTAAGTTACACCAGCAGAtcttttctttgtggttttccagTTGAATCTTGTGCACTGCGGTAACTGGTGGGAGGGTGTGTGCATTGATATAACGGTATACCGGGGGTCTCGATGTCTCGACGGGGTTCCCcccccacatacacacacacaacaccGGGCGTGTCCGCCTTCCCAACACTTTAGATTTAGCTTATCAGACATTGttgaagaggagaagaaagaggtTACACAAGTCTGTTCTCTAGTTGTCACAGCCCCCCTCAGTCAGACCAGTCTGCCTTTCCTTTGTCTCCCACAGGCAGATATGACCGGTATTTCAGACAATGAGTGGGAGTCTGGAGGAGAGGCCTAGtacttctcctcttcctccctatTTGGATCAATAGCTCTTattgattggatttttttttttaaattccccaGGCTGTGTAGAGGCAGACTGCCTCTACACAGCCTCTAGACTGCTTGAACTGCAGTTCAAGCAGTCTAGAAATGGATCTAGTGGAAGGGTGTGGCATGAATAATTGGCTGAGGTAAAAGGGAATTTCTAATTTTTACTGATATTGTCTAAAAGCCTCTATCACAATGAACCTGTGCAGTAGTTGTTGATGATCTACACACATATTTTGATGGATTTGACCTAATTATCTCTCCACAAGTGGTGGGATGTCACCACAGTCTGAATGGGaaccaataaatcaattcatcATCCACTCAGTCTTTCACTAGCAATTGTATTCTGCAACAAAAGAGCTTACTGGCCTGTTATTATGGCTGTCTTATCGTTTCTTTATGTTATAGCTGATCCTTTCATATATTTACTTCTAATTTTCAAGATTGCACTACAGCAATAGACTGGATTTTAAAGGATGCATCATTATAGTCATGATGCAGCACTGGCAGAGGTGCTTATGTCCTGGAGAGCCAGACCCTCCTTTGTAATCGATGTCTTTCCTTCCATAACCAAATTAAGAGAAGGGTGGAGGAAGACTGGAGGAAACAGCTGATGCACAGTGGATGCAGAGGCAATTGCTTTAATCTGCATCTGCTTGCATTGTCTCTGTAGATTGCTTATGACTATAATGCACACGGCTTGAAATCagtattcatctttttcttATACTTGTTGCTGTAAATAAGGTTGGGCAGGTAATCAAGTGAATGTTTATTCACCTGAATTCACTATTTTTGCTCGTTGTTTGACTAAGCTGATAAAACGACGACTGCTGCCCTTTCAGATAGGATCTCTATTTGTTTCCACTCCCTTGGGATCCATTGACTCAGATGTCCAGCTTATGTGATTGACAGAAATGCTGAATGCATACATTGCAGGGATCTGGGTCAGGGTGTGgcatttttttcctgcttattGTCCTCATTCTTTCACTGTGATTCTTCATCTTTGCTGATAGCCATCTATTGTGCCACCGTCAGCCTTGCGTCAGTTCTCtcatctctgttttgttttgtgcaggTCTTTTGTTCTTCTCGACCTTATTGGGCCTCGTTTTGCTCCTGAAGGCATTACTGATTGCCATGCATCGATTCAAATGTCATGATTTGCATTCTCCCAAAGTGACTGCTTGCCCACAATACAGCTGATCCATACAAAAGAAATCATAATtttgataaatacattttaaaataataaaacataaataaattaaaagtgaaaaaatgtttgaaaatacgGTCAAAGCCGATAATCGCCTGCATAATCACACTTGATTTTtgtgtgggtttgtttttaaagatcttGAATGCGGCCTTTTTAAAAAGGGCAAACAAGACTTGAATACAGACGGTCACTGTCCTCCCGTGTTGAGCGACTGGGTGCAAATGAAGTTTATTCGCAGTACAGCGTGCAGAGTGATCTGTAGCTCCTTTGTGCTGTCCCTCcatcatattttacatgtgaAAGAGCTGCGTTCTGCAGTGTCATCAGCTGGCGGCTGCAGAAATATTAACAGCTGCGTTGCAGGAAATGCTTTTGATATGACACGCTTATAAGGGGGGGATATTTTGGCCTAACCATcagcctgcaaaaaaaaaaaaaatgcaatccCACTGCTGTTTTAGCCATTTAAATGCCCCAGTTTCATAAACCACATGGATATATgaagtggttttttttattgaaagtaaCAGTCATGTGATCACTTCCATTTTGTGTCTGCAGTTCTGGGAAGTGATCAGTGACGAGCACGGCATTGATCCCACAGGCACTTATCATGGAGACAGTGACCTGCAGCTGGATAGGATCAGCGTCTACTACAATGAGGCCACAGGTTAGCTTCCCTCTTAAATACtatttaattacacattttatagATCATTCTCTCTGGTAATGCCAGAAGTTTATAACaacttttattctctttttttaattgagctGGTTTGTTTCTCTTGCTATTCATCTTCAattgtcttcttctctttcttgtGAAGGAGGTAAATATGTGCCGAGAGCCATTCTCGTGGATCTGGAGCCTGGAACTATGGACTCTGTGAGGTCTGGGCCCTTTGGACAGATCTTCAGACCTGACAATTTTGTATTTGGTGAGTAGAAACTTAATAAATCTTactattttatgaataaatactaaagcatcaagaaaaaaacacctcCATTTCTATCTTCTCCATAGGCCAAAGCGGTGCTGGAAACAACTGGGCCAAAGGTCACTACACAGAAGGAGCCGAGTTGGTGGACTCTGTTCTGGATGTGGTCCGCAAAGAGTCAGAGAGCTGCGACTGCCTGCAGGGCTTCCAGCTTACCCACTCTCTTGGTGGGGGAACAGGATCTGGAATGGGAACCCTGCTGATCAGCAAGATCCGTGAGGAGTACCCCGATCGGATCATGAACACCTTCAGTGTGGTGCCTTCCCCCAAGGTAACTGGTCCTTGTGATGGCACATGATCTGTTTGGGatttaaatttagtttgattaGCCGTAGGTTCCCTATTTTGAGATCAT
Coding sequences within:
- the flot1b gene encoding flotillin-1b, which produces MFYTCGPNEAMVVSGCGRTPPLMIAGGRVFVIPCIQKIQRITLNTLTLNVKSDKVYTRHGVPISVTGIAQVKIQGQNKEMLATACQMFMGKSEAEVAQIALETLEGHQRAIIAHLTVEEIYQDRKKFSEQVFKVASSDLVNMGIGVVSYTLKDVHDDQDYLHSLGKARTAQVQRDARIGEAQYKRDAVIREAHAMQEKVSAQYKNEIEMAKAQRDFELKKAAYDIEVNSRKAESEMAYQLQVAKTKQRIEEEKMQIQVVERTQQITLQDQEIIRKEKELEAKVKKPAEAEKYRMEKLAEAQRLQLIMEAEAEAESIKMRGEAEAFAVEAKGRAEAEQMAKKAEAFKQYKDGAMVDMLLEKLPLMAEEISKPMSKAQKITMVSSGGSEVGAAKLAGEVLDIMTRLPDVVEKLTGVEISQAASKASRVR